The following coding sequences lie in one Rickettsia hoogstraalii genomic window:
- a CDS encoding palindromic element RPE1 domain-containing protein, whose translation MKYQTHWVEHSEVKILSTTGKKHIALVAGGMSAEREVSLVSSEGVSKALIELGYKVTFIDMGADIAVKLQEIKSDIVFNCLHGTYGEDGCLPGLLNIMRIPYTHSGVLPSALAFDKIHSRSWFLTNNINMAESIVVNKSDNISHLSKLAYREEFVGDTEHSTAAYKNVREDASTGSTHKLPLEVEFREMANDPMKRPYVIKPLTQGSSIGVEVIFEEDDFNFADYNFPYGDQVIIEQYIKGRELQVAVLNGKALGALEIKLLKNRFYDYETKYTEGFAEHLCPAPLPANLYEKLLIESEKIYKTMNCKGPARAEFILEEQTNKLYALEINTHPGMTPLSIVPEIAAYAGINFTNLIEEIIKTASFES comes from the coding sequence ATGAAATATCAAACACATTGGGTGGAACATTCTGAAGTCAAAATATTAAGTACTACCGGTAAAAAACATATAGCGTTAGTAGCGGGCGGTATGTCTGCCGAGCGTGAAGTATCCTTAGTATCAAGTGAAGGAGTTAGTAAAGCCTTAATTGAATTAGGATATAAAGTTACCTTTATTGATATGGGAGCGGATATTGCGGTTAAATTACAAGAAATAAAATCTGATATTGTTTTTAACTGTTTACACGGTACATATGGTGAAGATGGTTGCTTGCCTGGATTACTTAATATAATGCGGATTCCTTATACTCATAGCGGCGTGTTACCTTCAGCTTTAGCATTCGATAAAATACATTCTAGGAGCTGGTTTTTAACGAATAATATTAATATGGCTGAAAGTATCGTTGTAAATAAAAGCGATAATATTAGCCATCTCTCCAAACTCGCTTATAGAGAGGAATTTGTAGGAGACACGGAACACAGCACCGCAGCGTACAAAAACGTACGTGAGGATGCGAGTACCGGATCGACGCACAAATTACCTCTAGAAGTAGAGTTTCGAGAGATGGCAAATGATCCTATGAAGCGACCATATGTAATTAAGCCTCTTACGCAAGGTTCAAGTATTGGTGTTGAGGTGATATTTGAGGAAGATGATTTTAATTTTGCCGATTATAATTTCCCTTACGGTGATCAGGTGATAATAGAGCAATATATAAAAGGGCGAGAGTTGCAAGTAGCGGTATTAAACGGCAAAGCTCTTGGGGCTTTAGAAATTAAATTACTAAAGAATCGTTTCTATGATTATGAAACTAAATATACCGAAGGATTTGCTGAGCATCTTTGTCCTGCTCCGCTACCTGCTAATTTATATGAAAAATTGCTTATAGAATCAGAAAAAATTTATAAAACAATGAATTGTAAAGGTCCTGCTAGAGCAGAATTTATTTTAGAAGAGCAGACAAACAAATTATATGCTTTGGAGATAAATACTCACCCAGGTATGACGCCTTTATCAATAGTGCCGGAAATTGCAGCTTATGCAGGGATAAATTTTACTAACTTAATTGAAGAAATTATAAAGACGGCAAGCTTTGAATCATGA
- a CDS encoding cell division protein FtsQ/DivIB: MRKKTNSKKKKQTKKTNNISLRRKLGLIYKKAILGFKIALIIFVCLFVFTKYFAGIKTYLTTNIYQTTTKLGFKLENVIIEGQQNVDEPTILKVLNANKGSPIFALKLDEIRNNLKKNKWIKEVYVSRRLPNTVYIKLFEREPIAIWQINNQLFLVDEEGYEISKNIQPFLHLLHVVGEGANIYAGKLVLELQKYPALMNKTSAAVRLGDRRWDLNLKGNISIKLPEKKFEEALKYVDALNKANKLFNQNYKALDLRDKNKYYIEKY; the protein is encoded by the coding sequence ATGAGAAAAAAAACAAACTCCAAAAAAAAAAAACAAACAAAAAAAACTAATAATATCTCATTACGCCGAAAATTAGGACTAATTTACAAGAAAGCAATATTAGGGTTTAAGATTGCTTTAATTATCTTTGTATGTCTATTTGTTTTTACAAAATATTTTGCCGGCATAAAAACCTACTTAACAACAAATATATATCAAACAACAACAAAACTTGGGTTTAAACTTGAGAATGTTATCATCGAAGGACAGCAAAATGTCGATGAGCCTACAATATTAAAGGTTTTAAATGCGAATAAGGGTAGTCCTATTTTTGCTCTTAAATTAGACGAAATTAGAAATAATTTAAAGAAAAATAAATGGATCAAGGAAGTATATGTCAGTAGAAGATTACCAAATACGGTATATATAAAATTATTTGAAAGAGAACCTATTGCTATTTGGCAAATTAATAATCAGCTTTTCTTAGTTGATGAAGAAGGTTACGAAATTAGTAAAAATATTCAGCCTTTTCTTCATTTATTACATGTTGTAGGGGAAGGGGCAAATATCTACGCAGGTAAATTAGTACTAGAGCTACAGAAATATCCGGCATTAATGAATAAAACTTCAGCTGCCGTAAGACTCGGAGATAGAAGGTGGGATTTAAATCTTAAAGGTAATATAAGTATTAAGTTACCTGAAAAAAAGTTTGAAGAAGCATTAAAATATGTCGATGCACTTAATAAAGCAAACAAGCTATTTAACCAAAATTATAAGGCTTTGGATTTAAGGGATAAGAATAAATACTATATAGAGAAGTATTGA
- the ftsA gene encoding cell division protein FtsA — MKEKISNFVTLDFGSSKIAVIAAYISKKGEIKVASQNLHHSKGIKSGVISDLKNAETSIVSAIYALEKDCGKNIKKVILSLSGADTKSYYINYTIKVNGQTVTQQDIKKLLQKALLEFKVKNQEIIHYFPLEFTLDNNSVENPIGMYGRELSCELHIIAASSNMLLNIVQCFAKCHVEVTNITLAIYASAISCLTNDEKNLGSLIIDMGDKTTSFGIFFAGKLIYTGHVNIGSFHISSDIAKVFGIDLVTAEKLKILYGNAIIPLFEKDSIINMDDFQVDTHHNLNTSVTIYKLAEVIRARVEEILSMVKAEYDKATKGQVEVFRVVITGGGSQLRGLKELSNKIFEKQSRIGKPEIIAGFTEDYNPAMYSATIGMLKIHALKQQKEFAHIRLDENSSFFKKAFDWFKENV, encoded by the coding sequence ATGAAAGAGAAAATATCAAATTTTGTAACGCTTGATTTCGGTAGTAGTAAGATTGCCGTAATTGCTGCCTATATTAGTAAAAAAGGTGAAATTAAAGTAGCTAGCCAAAATTTGCATCATTCTAAAGGTATTAAATCAGGAGTTATATCAGATTTAAAAAACGCTGAAACTAGTATTGTTTCGGCAATTTATGCACTTGAAAAAGATTGCGGTAAAAATATAAAAAAAGTTATATTATCGTTATCAGGTGCCGATACTAAATCTTATTATATTAATTATACCATTAAAGTTAACGGGCAAACCGTAACGCAGCAGGATATTAAAAAGTTACTACAAAAAGCATTACTTGAGTTTAAAGTTAAAAACCAAGAAATTATTCATTATTTTCCTCTTGAGTTTACTCTTGATAATAATTCAGTCGAGAATCCTATAGGTATGTACGGTAGAGAGCTTAGTTGTGAATTACATATTATTGCAGCTAGTTCAAATATGTTATTAAATATTGTACAATGCTTCGCTAAATGTCATGTTGAAGTCACAAATATTACTCTAGCAATTTATGCTTCTGCTATTAGCTGTCTTACGAATGATGAAAAAAATCTAGGCTCGCTTATTATAGATATGGGCGATAAAACTACCTCTTTCGGCATTTTTTTTGCCGGTAAATTAATATATACGGGGCATGTAAATATAGGTAGTTTTCATATTAGCTCGGATATTGCTAAAGTTTTCGGTATTGATCTTGTTACGGCAGAGAAATTAAAAATTTTATACGGTAATGCAATTATACCTTTATTTGAGAAAGATAGTATTATAAATATGGATGATTTTCAGGTTGATACTCATCATAATTTAAATACTTCCGTAACAATTTATAAATTAGCTGAGGTAATAAGAGCAAGAGTCGAAGAAATATTATCAATGGTAAAAGCCGAATATGATAAAGCAACAAAAGGGCAGGTTGAAGTTTTTAGAGTTGTAATTACCGGTGGTGGGTCTCAGCTTAGAGGACTTAAAGAGCTTTCAAATAAAATTTTTGAAAAACAGAGTAGAATCGGTAAACCGGAGATTATTGCCGGTTTTACAGAAGATTATAATCCGGCTATGTATTCAGCAACTATAGGAATGCTAAAAATTCATGCTCTAAAACAGCAAAAAGAATTCGCTCATATTAGACTTGATGAAAATAGCAGCTTCTTTAAAAAAGCTTTTGATTGGTTTAAAGAGAATGTTTAG
- a CDS encoding NfeD family protein has protein sequence MFMINNYLTEIWLIIGIICVVVEFFAVPSIGFLFFGLGALSNTLVVYNYPLVSLTNQITFFGILSLIWFCILYYPLKKYVYNKTDKTENYLDMIGKTVEVYSSTVSSDTLGQVKWSGAIMNAYLAPNEIDAKTGDRLFIVEVKGNVLICSREKSNNNS, from the coding sequence ATGTTCATGATAAATAATTACCTCACCGAAATATGGTTAATAATCGGCATAATTTGTGTAGTCGTTGAATTCTTTGCAGTTCCAAGTATCGGATTCTTATTCTTTGGGCTTGGAGCATTATCAAACACTCTTGTGGTATATAACTATCCTCTAGTTAGCTTAACAAATCAAATAACATTTTTTGGTATATTATCGCTTATTTGGTTTTGCATATTATATTATCCTCTTAAAAAATATGTTTATAATAAAACTGATAAAACAGAAAATTACTTGGATATGATAGGCAAAACGGTAGAGGTTTATAGTTCTACCGTCTCTTCTGATACTTTAGGACAAGTAAAATGGTCTGGTGCTATTATGAATGCTTATCTTGCACCAAACGAAATCGATGCAAAAACAGGCGACCGACTTTTTATTGTCGAAGTTAAAGGGAATGTACTAATTTGTTCTAGAGAAAAATCTAATAATAATTCTTAG
- a CDS encoding c-type cytochrome — MSGKELNKIVAAILFASLIAMMVGFVANILYKPTLELQHRGYSVAVQESSENQNTTALEQAPVNIPELMKTANADNGREIAKKCLMCHSLDKDGPNKLGPHLWDVAGRPKASIADYKYSPALSKLGGVWDDDSLFAFLHKPSSYAPGTKMSFAGISKPQDIADVILFLKTYVHDK, encoded by the coding sequence ATGTCTGGAAAAGAATTAAATAAAATTGTTGCAGCCATCTTATTTGCTAGTTTAATTGCTATGATGGTTGGATTTGTTGCAAATATATTATACAAACCCACTCTAGAGTTACAGCATCGCGGCTACAGCGTTGCGGTTCAAGAATCATCAGAAAATCAAAATACTACCGCATTAGAGCAAGCACCGGTAAATATACCGGAATTAATGAAGACTGCTAACGCCGATAACGGTCGTGAAATAGCCAAGAAATGTTTAATGTGTCATTCTCTTGATAAAGACGGTCCAAATAAACTAGGACCGCATCTCTGGGATGTAGCAGGCAGACCAAAAGCAAGCATAGCAGACTATAAATATTCCCCTGCTCTATCAAAACTCGGCGGCGTATGGGATGATGATAGTTTATTTGCTTTCTTACATAAACCAAGTAGCTATGCTCCGGGAACTAAAATGTCCTTTGCCGGTATCTCAAAACCACAAGACATAGCTGACGTAATATTATTTTTAAAAACTTATGTTCATGATAAATAA
- the lpxC gene encoding UDP-3-O-acyl-N-acetylglucosamine deacetylase, producing MQQSTLLKPVSCYGIGVHSGKRTQLTIEPAKENTGIIFIRTDISSENNYIEASYFNVSDTLLSTTISNDHKVQISTIEHLMAALWGCSIDNAIIKIDGPEVPIMDGSSKSFVFMIECAGKKLQNAPKKYLKILKDIKVVHKDCELYCTPSDHMTVDLTIDFSSKAIGRQNLSFRDQESFTKNIADARTFGFIRDVDYLKSKGLAQGASFENAIGIDEQDKILNPNGLRYEDEFVRHKLLDLFGDLYTSGTSVVSSIKGYKTSHALNNELLHRIFSDTTSYKFVTSSEL from the coding sequence ATGCAGCAAAGTACATTATTAAAACCGGTTAGTTGTTATGGGATCGGGGTTCACTCAGGAAAACGTACCCAGTTAACTATAGAACCTGCTAAAGAAAATACCGGAATTATATTCATTAGAACCGATATATCTTCTGAAAATAATTATATTGAAGCTAGCTATTTCAATGTTTCCGATACCTTGTTATCTACCACTATAAGTAATGATCATAAAGTTCAAATTTCAACAATTGAACATTTAATGGCAGCACTTTGGGGATGCAGCATTGATAATGCAATTATTAAAATTGATGGTCCTGAAGTACCAATTATGGACGGCAGTAGTAAATCTTTTGTGTTTATGATTGAGTGTGCAGGAAAAAAATTACAAAATGCTCCTAAAAAATATCTAAAAATTTTAAAAGATATAAAAGTAGTTCACAAAGATTGTGAATTATATTGTACTCCTTCCGATCACATGACTGTAGATTTAACCATTGATTTTAGCAGTAAAGCTATAGGTAGACAAAATCTAAGTTTTAGAGATCAAGAATCTTTTACTAAAAATATTGCGGATGCTAGAACTTTTGGATTTATAAGAGATGTTGACTATTTGAAAAGCAAAGGACTTGCCCAAGGTGCCTCATTTGAGAATGCTATAGGAATAGATGAGCAGGATAAAATCTTAAACCCAAACGGCTTACGTTATGAAGATGAATTTGTTCGCCATAAACTATTAGATTTATTCGGTGATTTATATACCAGCGGCACTAGCGTTGTAAGTTCAATTAAAGGCTACAAAACCAGCCACGCTCTTAATAATGAATTATTGCATAGAATATTTAGCGATACTACCTCTTACAAATTTGTAACTAGCAGTGAGTTATAA
- a CDS encoding MFS transporter: MTLKNDYKTIFFSLLGIFIFSCINAINFYNFKIFLLINKNLGGEQINHINQTKFIGSIIAGFALTQLINRLSNKKIILISLSLLIICTINLILLNNYTLIKINFILINFGTFSYFTSITLDIIESSKEKKYFFLACIMLLWAGGNLMVDLLNPFIKPTNNTIVICALLYCINILTEFLHYNPTSHKLNLNSKFSSLIKNVELQLLTGFVVAYVTLDILWYYEAFALKKELALINLRLILKYIFLAICFSIIPICYILSKVNKYLANLSLTIILLVCFILLPLHGTSKNLNILYIILIGSCLGSIYICNILILIDKFRDYELRTALFSYFSMCSIGIYAGALSSHVPYGTINGSDFLFSVFAVVGSFVAYHFWYFIKYKLYRF; this comes from the coding sequence ATGACTTTAAAAAACGATTACAAAACTATTTTTTTCTCGCTTTTGGGAATATTTATTTTTTCCTGTATCAATGCTATAAATTTTTATAATTTTAAAATCTTTTTACTGATAAATAAAAATCTAGGCGGAGAACAAATAAATCATATAAATCAAACTAAATTTATAGGTTCGATAATCGCAGGCTTTGCCTTAACACAATTAATTAATAGGTTAAGTAATAAAAAAATTATTTTAATTAGCTTATCTTTATTAATTATTTGTACAATAAACCTCATTTTATTAAATAATTATACTCTAATTAAAATTAATTTTATTTTAATTAATTTTGGAACATTTTCATATTTCACTTCTATAACATTAGACATTATTGAGAGTAGCAAAGAAAAGAAATATTTTTTTTTAGCTTGTATAATGTTGTTATGGGCGGGTGGAAACTTAATGGTAGATTTATTAAATCCATTTATAAAACCGACAAATAATACTATAGTAATTTGTGCATTGTTATATTGTATCAATATACTAACTGAATTTCTGCATTATAATCCCACATCTCATAAATTAAATCTAAATTCAAAATTCTCATCCTTAATAAAAAATGTCGAATTACAATTATTGACAGGCTTCGTAGTTGCTTATGTCACCTTGGATATATTATGGTATTATGAAGCTTTTGCATTAAAGAAAGAATTAGCATTAATTAATTTAAGACTCATATTAAAATATATTTTTCTAGCAATATGTTTTTCTATAATTCCTATATGCTACATATTAAGCAAAGTAAATAAATATTTGGCTAATTTATCACTAACTATAATTCTGCTCGTCTGCTTTATTTTACTACCGCTTCATGGAACTAGTAAAAACCTTAATATATTATATATAATACTAATCGGTAGTTGTTTAGGATCCATTTATATTTGCAATATTTTAATACTAATTGATAAATTTAGAGATTACGAACTTAGAACAGCTTTATTTTCGTATTTTTCAATGTGCAGCATCGGTATATATGCCGGAGCTTTATCATCTCATGTACCTTACGGCACCATTAACGGCAGTGATTTCTTATTTTCCGTTTTTGCCGTAGTCGGTAGTTTTGTAGCTTATCATTTTTGGTATTTTATTAAGTATAAATTGTATAGATTTTAA
- a CDS encoding ribonuclease E/G, which yields MNKKIIIDANFPSETRVVLLGQSNNIEDIEFQTTVRQQNKGNIYLAKVTRIEPSLQAVFIEYGMDKSGFLPFSEIHPNYYNLPASERNFPVNAFPEIALSNITVEDDKEKPAAIYDSLVDSEEIDLKNIEDLVESEFQSELNLEAADDIEIIQSGVEQNVPQYKQYKVQDVIRKNQILLVQVTKEERGNKCAAFTTYISLAGKYCVLMPNKGSQNGISRKISNGEERKRLKDILNKIVSGDKNAYSVIVRTAGRGSSTLDLKKDYNYLARLWNKIRKSTIKFPAPCFIHEEDSIIRKTIRDMCDHNVKEVVIQGQEAYEDASKFMQDLLPSELSKLKEHKNKTPIFTKFQVEEQLVKLYQPVVTLPSGGYIVINPTEALISIDVNSGKSTSEKNIEETALKTNLEAAKEVAKQVKLRDLSGLIVVDFIDMSEAKNRKIIERSFKEFLSRDRARIQTGNISQFGLLEFSRQRLRSSFLETNSAICSHCNGKGVIRASDANAMLILRTIENEIFEERIDVINVFTNIVSVIYLLNNKRAEIKFIEEKYNIKLNFYSDPNATSDSYSIEKVKLLKKNNNNVNPVKPVIQNHSADYTEEEPKKEQLRKNKHKWKTANNSNNIANEVKDKSLEVKEPVEQTVSVVEEVKVVESNAGLEEAQAVPKKTKRRYRNKKSNKKRPANTAEDTEKNVES from the coding sequence ATGAATAAAAAGATTATAATTGATGCTAATTTTCCAAGCGAAACAAGAGTAGTTTTATTAGGACAAAGCAACAATATAGAAGATATTGAATTTCAAACAACTGTAAGACAACAAAATAAAGGTAATATTTATTTAGCAAAAGTCACAAGAATAGAACCATCGCTACAAGCTGTTTTTATAGAGTACGGAATGGATAAAAGTGGATTTTTACCGTTTAGTGAAATCCATCCTAACTATTACAATTTGCCTGCCTCAGAGAGAAATTTTCCGGTTAATGCTTTTCCTGAAATAGCTCTTTCAAATATTACGGTTGAGGATGATAAAGAGAAACCGGCTGCTATATATGATTCTTTGGTTGATAGTGAAGAAATTGACCTAAAAAACATAGAAGATTTAGTAGAGAGTGAATTCCAGTCAGAACTTAATTTAGAAGCGGCTGACGATATTGAAATTATTCAAAGCGGTGTTGAGCAGAACGTTCCGCAGTATAAACAATATAAAGTTCAGGACGTAATAAGAAAAAACCAAATATTATTAGTACAGGTTACTAAGGAAGAACGAGGAAATAAATGTGCCGCTTTTACTACTTATATATCCTTGGCTGGTAAATATTGTGTTTTAATGCCTAATAAAGGTTCGCAAAACGGCATATCACGTAAAATATCAAACGGGGAAGAAAGAAAAAGACTGAAAGATATTTTAAATAAAATAGTAAGCGGTGACAAAAATGCTTACAGCGTCATTGTTAGAACCGCAGGTAGAGGAAGTAGCACCTTAGATTTGAAGAAAGACTATAATTATTTAGCAAGGTTATGGAATAAAATTCGTAAAAGTACTATTAAATTTCCGGCTCCGTGTTTTATTCATGAAGAAGATAGTATAATACGTAAAACCATACGTGATATGTGCGATCACAATGTTAAAGAGGTGGTAATTCAAGGACAAGAGGCTTATGAAGACGCTTCAAAATTTATGCAGGATTTATTACCTTCAGAGCTTTCAAAACTTAAAGAACATAAAAATAAAACTCCTATATTTACTAAGTTTCAAGTAGAAGAGCAATTAGTTAAATTATATCAGCCTGTCGTGACACTACCTTCAGGGGGATATATCGTTATTAATCCTACAGAAGCTCTTATTTCAATTGATGTAAATTCCGGTAAATCAACTTCTGAAAAAAATATTGAAGAAACGGCACTAAAAACTAATTTAGAAGCAGCCAAAGAAGTAGCGAAGCAAGTAAAGCTTAGAGATCTATCAGGTTTGATAGTTGTTGATTTTATAGACATGAGTGAAGCTAAGAATCGTAAAATTATTGAACGATCCTTTAAAGAGTTTTTAAGTCGTGACCGTGCTCGTATACAAACCGGTAATATTAGTCAGTTTGGACTACTTGAATTCTCAAGGCAGAGATTACGTTCTTCTTTCTTAGAAACTAATTCGGCAATTTGTTCTCATTGCAACGGTAAAGGAGTCATTAGAGCAAGTGACGCTAATGCTATGTTAATTTTACGTACTATAGAGAATGAAATTTTTGAAGAAAGAATTGATGTAATAAATGTTTTTACCAATATCGTTTCAGTTATTTATCTACTTAATAATAAACGTGCTGAGATAAAATTTATTGAAGAAAAATATAATATAAAGCTTAATTTTTATTCCGATCCTAATGCTACATCAGATAGTTATTCGATTGAAAAAGTGAAGCTATTGAAGAAAAATAATAATAATGTTAATCCTGTTAAGCCGGTAATTCAGAATCATAGTGCCGATTATACTGAAGAAGAGCCGAAAAAAGAACAGTTACGCAAAAATAAACATAAATGGAAAACAGCTAATAATAGTAATAATATTGCTAATGAAGTAAAAGATAAGAGTTTAGAGGTAAAAGAACCGGTAGAGCAAACCGTAAGCGTTGTGGAAGAGGTGAAAGTTGTAGAAAGTAATGCCGGCTTAGAAGAAGCACAAGCTGTTCCAAAAAAGACAAAACGTAGATATCGTAATAAAAAATCAAATAAGAAACGTCCTGCTAATACCGCCGAAGATACGGAGAAGAATGTAGAGTCTTGA
- a CDS encoding COX15/CtaA family protein yields MQKSLITKWLFISCIMVIAMIVIGGITRLTGSGLSIVEWRPVTGILPPFSFESWQAEFAKYKAFPEYNSVNYGMTLSQFKFIYLLEFIHRLLGRITALIYIVPLIYFYFKDVIKNHDILPYIIALLLFCVQGFMGWYMVKSGLLSSPSVSHFRLAFHLIIAVIIYHILFYQLIKNRCDILLIPSQTDLKLPLIFSSIAITVIYVQIFLGAMVAGLDAGLIYNSFPLMGDSFIPMEIKDNFFNLANLHDQVFIQFIHRLGSYSVFLVVVILVICLLKIEHPKLNKIAYFLMIALLIQISTGIITLLYSVPIIIASIHQLFAIILLSIIIWCYFLIKSS; encoded by the coding sequence GTGCAGAAGAGTTTAATTACAAAATGGTTGTTTATAAGTTGTATAATGGTCATAGCGATGATTGTTATAGGGGGGATAACAAGGCTTACAGGTTCTGGTTTATCTATAGTTGAGTGGCGTCCGGTAACCGGTATTTTGCCGCCTTTTAGTTTTGAAAGCTGGCAAGCAGAATTTGCTAAATATAAAGCTTTTCCTGAATATAACTCCGTTAATTATGGAATGACTTTATCGCAGTTTAAGTTTATTTATCTGTTAGAGTTTATACATAGATTACTCGGTAGAATTACAGCTTTAATATATATTGTACCTTTAATATATTTTTATTTTAAAGATGTTATAAAAAATCATGACATACTACCTTATATAATTGCTTTGCTATTATTTTGCGTACAAGGTTTTATGGGGTGGTATATGGTTAAAAGCGGTTTGTTGAGTAGCCCTTCTGTTAGTCATTTTCGACTTGCTTTTCATTTAATTATTGCCGTAATTATTTATCATATACTTTTTTATCAATTAATAAAAAATCGTTGTGATATTTTGTTAATACCGTCACAAACAGATTTAAAATTACCATTAATATTTTCCAGTATTGCTATTACTGTAATATATGTGCAAATTTTTTTAGGGGCGATGGTTGCAGGGCTTGATGCAGGGCTGATATATAATAGTTTTCCGCTAATGGGTGATAGTTTTATCCCGATGGAGATAAAAGATAATTTCTTTAATCTTGCAAATTTGCATGATCAGGTTTTTATACAATTCATACATCGTTTAGGCAGCTATAGCGTATTTTTGGTTGTTGTGATTTTGGTAATTTGCTTGTTAAAAATAGAACATCCGAAATTAAATAAGATAGCGTATTTTCTAATGATTGCATTATTGATACAGATATCTACCGGAATAATTACTCTTTTATACTCTGTACCTATAATAATTGCCTCTATACATCAGCTTTTTGCTATAATCCTTTTATCTATAATAATTTGGTGCTATTTTTTAATAAAAAGTAGTTAA
- a CDS encoding RluA family pseudouridine synthase, with translation MIIDVNTPIPSRLDKYLKRLYPLLTQGVIEKALRQKQITVNSQKAEASLRVKGGDKIFINDKFNLPVKQPEKLVFTDAEIKLAKKITTDYLIYEDDNLIAINKPAGLATQGGSKINLSIDSALKYLNYKGADFKLVHRLDKETSGLLLIAKNYLSSVKLHDAFKEKLIVKTYFAVTYGKPIKNVGEVRSNIEKSKGSTPKITDIYSENGKLAITYYKLLKSLDNNLFLIEFTPVTGRMHQLRLHAKLLGCPIVGDDKYGNKEIMPYSKYMFLHANNICLSEKIFGKEINLEAKLPFYFTRRLT, from the coding sequence ATGATCATCGATGTCAATACTCCTATTCCTTCTAGGTTAGATAAATATTTAAAACGTCTATATCCATTATTGACTCAAGGAGTAATAGAGAAAGCATTACGTCAAAAACAAATTACCGTTAATTCTCAGAAAGCAGAAGCGAGTTTAAGAGTAAAGGGCGGCGATAAAATTTTTATTAACGATAAGTTTAATTTACCTGTTAAGCAACCCGAAAAATTAGTTTTTACCGATGCTGAAATTAAACTAGCGAAGAAAATTACTACCGATTATCTGATATATGAAGATGATAATTTAATAGCTATAAATAAACCTGCAGGTCTTGCTACTCAAGGTGGCAGTAAAATAAATTTATCTATTGATTCTGCATTAAAATATTTGAATTATAAAGGTGCTGATTTTAAGCTAGTACATAGGTTAGATAAAGAAACAAGCGGTTTGCTCTTAATAGCCAAAAATTATTTAAGTAGTGTAAAACTTCATGATGCTTTTAAAGAAAAATTGATTGTAAAAACATATTTTGCTGTAACCTATGGAAAGCCAATTAAAAATGTAGGAGAAGTTAGAAGTAATATAGAGAAGAGTAAGGGAAGTACACCTAAAATTACTGATATTTATAGTGAAAATGGTAAACTTGCCATTACTTATTATAAATTACTTAAATCACTTGATAATAACTTATTTTTAATTGAATTTACGCCGGTTACAGGTAGAATGCATCAATTAAGGTTGCATGCTAAATTATTAGGTTGCCCGATAGTTGGGGATGATAAATATGGTAATAAAGAAATAATGCCGTATAGTAAATATATGTTCTTGCATGCTAATAATATATGTTTATCTGAAAAGATTTTTGGTAAAGAGATTAATTTAGAAGCAAAATTACCGTTTTATTTTACTAGACGTCTTACATAA